In Daucus carota subsp. sativus chromosome 4, DH1 v3.0, whole genome shotgun sequence, one DNA window encodes the following:
- the LOC108217644 gene encoding amino acid transporter AVT3B yields the protein MVMDGKSSSSSNANGNNDDNNNNNFPVSGARETTPLLPRKDSLSSQPKTFANVFIAVVGAGVLGLPYTFKKTGWITGSIMILAAAALTNHCMMLLVYTRRKLQCPFKFSNISSFGDLGYAVCGSHGRLAVDFLIILTQAGFCIGYTIFIGNTLAHLFVNSFSYTAISAKTLYVWATLPFQLGLNAIPTLTLLAPLSIFADIIQIGAMCVVLFEDVRLFMTYMPPVRPFGSLSWTLYGLGVAVYSFEGVGMALPLESETRNKSKYGRVLALTMFLIAVLYAVFGSFGYFAFGENTRDIITSNLGKGWLSTIVQLSLCVNLLITLPLMMQPVYEVFERRFWEGCYCLWIRWLLVLVLILIALMVPNFTDFLSLVGSSTCCVLGFVLPALFHYLTFKDEMGRKEAYKDIGIIVLGVVLGVTGTWSSISEIASSS from the coding sequence ATGGTGATGGACGGAAAATCAAGCAGTAGCAGCAATGCTAATGGGAAtaatgatgataataataataataattttccgGTGAGCGGAGCGAGGGAGACCACGCCGCTGTTGCCCCGGAAGGACTCGCTGTCGTCGCAGCCCAAGACGTTCGCCAATGTGTTTATTGCAGTGGTGGGCGCGGGGGTTCTTGGACTGCCTTATACTTTTAAGAAGACGGGTTGGATCACTGGCTCCATCATGATCCTGGCTGCAGCTGCGCTCACCAATCACTGCATGATGCTCCTTGTCTACACGCGAAGGAAGCTGCAATGCCCCTTTAAATTTTCGAATATTTCTTCGTTTGGTGATCTGGGGTATGCTGTTTGTGGCTCTCATGGGAGGCTTGCGGTTGATTTCTTGATTATTCTCACTCAGGCGGGGTTTTGTATTGGTTATACTATTTTTATTGGTAATACATTGGCTCATCTGTTTGTGAATTCGTTTAGCTACACTGCGATTTCTGCCAAGACGCTTTATGTTTGGGCGACTTTGCCTTTTCAGCTGGGGCTTAACGCGATCCCCACGCTGACCCTTTTGGCCCCTTTGAGTATTTTTGCTGATATTATTCAGATTGGAGCGATGTGTGTTGTTTTGTTTGAGGATGTTCGTTTGTTTATGACTTATATGCCGCCGGTTAGGCCTTTTGGGAGTCTTTCGTGGACTCTTTATGGTTTGGGTGTGGCGGTTTACTCTTTTGAAGGTGTTGGTATGGCTTTACCCTTGGAATCAGAAACGCGGAACAAGTCCAAATATGGGAGGGTATTGGCCCTCACTATGTTCTTGATTGCTGTCTTGTATGCGGTTTTTGGTTCTTTTGGTTATTTTGCCTTTGGGGAGAATACCAGGGACATCATTACTTCTAATTTGGGGAAAGGCTGGTTGAGCACCATTGTTCAGTTGAGTCTTTGTGTTAATCTTTTAATTACGCTTCCACTGATGATGCAACCGGTTTATGAGGTGTTTGAGAGAAGGTTCTGGGAGGGGTGTTACTGCTTGTGGATCAGATGGCTGTTGGTTTTGGTGCTCATATTGATCGCACTCATGGTTCCTAACTTCACTGATTTCCTGTCGTTGGTTGGGAGTAGCACTTGCTGTGTTTTGGGCTTTGTTTTGCCTGCTCTCTTTCACTACTTAACTTTTAAGGATGAGATGGGACGAAAAGAGGCGTACAAGGACATAGGAATTATCGTGCTGGGCGTTGTTCTTGGGGTAACAGGAACATGGTCTTCTATATCAGAGATAGCTTCATCATCCTAG